The Microbacterium schleiferi genome contains the following window.
CGCCGCCGAGGCAGAGGCCGCGTCGATCGCCCATAACCTGGCGTTGCCCGATCGAATCCTTGACCAGCCCCTCAGCACGCTCTCCGGAGGCCAGCGCCGGCGCATCGAGCTCGCTCGCATCCTGTTCTCGGATGCTGACACGATGATCCTCGATGAGCCGACCAACCACCTCGACGCCGACAGCGTGGTCTGGCTCCGCGAGTTCCTCAAGAGCTACAAGGGCGGGCTCATCGTCATCAGCCACGATGTCGAGCTGGTCGGCGAGACGGTGAACCGCGTGTTCTACCTCGACGCCAACCGCCAGGTCATCGACATCTACAACATGAACTGGAAGAACTACCAGCGTCAGCGGGTGGCCGACGAGGAACGCCGCAAGAAGGAGCGCGTCAACGTCGAGAAGAAGGCGACCGCCCTACAGCTGCAGGCGGCGCGCTTCGGCGCCAAGGCGTCGAAGGCCGCGGCCGCGCACCAGATGGTGGCGCGCGCGGAGAAAATGCTCTCCGGTCTCGATGAGGTGCGCCAGGAGGATCGCGTCGCGAAGCTCCGCTTCCCGAAGCCTGCCCCCTGCGGAAAGACGCCGCTGATGGCGCGTGGCCTGTCGAAGTCGTACGGCTCTTTGGAGATCTTCGCCGACGTGGACCTGGCGATCGACCGCGGCTCGAAGGTGGTCGTGCTGGGCCTCAACGGCGCGGGAAAGACGACACTGCTGCGGATGCTCGCGGGTGTTGACGCTCCCGACACGGGAACCATCGAACCCGGACACGGACTGAAGATCGGCTACTACGCCCAGGAGCATGAGAACCTCGACGTGTCGCGGTCGGTCCTGGAGAACATGATGTCGGCGGCGCCGGACATCACGGCGACCGAGGCGCGCAAGGTGCTGGGGTCGTTCCTGTTCACCGGGGACGACGTGCTCAAGCCCGCCGGGGTGCTCTCGGGTGGTGAGAAGACGCGGCTGTCGCTGGCGACCCTGGTCGTCTCGAGTGCGAACATGCTGCTCCTCGACGAGCCGACGAACAACCTCGACCCCGCCTCGCGCGAAGAGATCCTCGGTGCGCTCGCGCACTACGAGGGTGCTGTGGTGCTCGTCTCGCACGACGCGGGAGCTGTTGAGGCGCTCAACCCTGAGCGCGTCCTCATCCTGCCCGACGGGGTCGAAGATATCTGGGGTCGCGACTACATCGACCTCATCACCCTCGCCTGACGCCTCGGGCCTCTCGTACGCGAGGGCCGGTGAACTACTGCGGGAGTCGATCGAGGATCTCGTCCTCTTCGGCCATGTCGCGGTCGAGGCGTCGGCCGGTTCGCTGCGGACGCGGGGAGTCTTCGGCTTCTTCTCGGCGGTGACGGATCTCGGTGCGGATCACGTACCCGATGAACAGGAACCCCATGACGGCAAACAGGATCCACTGGATCGCGTACGACAGGTGCGGTCCCGGATCCTCGGACGGGGACTCGAGGGCGTTGGGTTGGGATGACGCGGCGGGCGACTCCGTGACCAGGATGCCGTAGGCGCTGGTGATGAACGCGGAGTCGCCTCCCAGGGCATCTGCGATCAGCGGGAGGTGAATGGTCGGCACCTGGCCTGCGGGCGCATCGGTGCGTCCCGAGCGGGGGAGCGACTCGCCCGGACGCAGCCGCGCGATCACCTCGACGGTGCCTGCTGGCGGCACGGGGACCGCGCTCGGGTCGCTGTCTTCGGCCGGGGGAATCCAACCGCGGTCGATGAGCAGGATGCGGCCGTCCTGTGTCTGGAACGGAACCAGGACCTCGAACGCGGCAGTTCCGCCGTGGGGGCGGTTTCTCACCAGGACGGTGTCGTCGACGAGGTAGGTGCCCACGAGCGACACGGGATGCCACTCGCTATCGACCGGCAGGTCCCCGGCCACCGGGACGAGATCATCAAGAGCCGCCGGTTCGGCGTCGTAGTTGTTCTCGATGAGAGAAAGCTGCGTGGAGCGCTCCGTGTTGCGAGCGAACTGCCAGTTCGCCAGAAAGCCGCAGGCGATCGCGAACAGCACGGCGACGCCGACGTATGCCGTCCAGCGCACCGCTGCCGGCGCTGTGCGCCCGCTCACGACGGTTCCGCCGTGAAGGCGTCGACACTGAGCGGAAATGAGCGCGCGGCGAGGAAATCGCGCAGGTAGCCGACGTGCTCATCGCAGGCGAGCCAGGTCTTGCTGCGGTCGCCGGTATGGATACGGGGGTTTCGCCATCGGATACTCCACCGCGCCGCCTCACGGCATCCGGCGCGGGAACAGATCGTCTCGGCGGTTGCCGCGGGAGAGTCAGCTGTCACCCGCGGGCTCCTGCGGGCTTTCGTCGATGCGGATCACCTGCGGTGCCGGGGCAGCCGTGGCGGTCGGCGCCGGACTCGGTGCGGGAGCCTCGATCATGCGCTCGGGGCCGAGCGCCGTGGGCGCCGTCATGTCAGCGCTGACGTTCGCGATCACGACCGCGAGATAAGGGAGGAAGATCGCCATGGCCGCGAAGACCCACGTGTACCAGCTGTAGGGCGTCACGAACAGGACGAGGGCGAAGCAGACGAGACGGATGCCCATCATGATCAGATACGTCGTCGATCGCTTGCCCGCGTCCTCCTTCGGCGCCCGCGGCAAGGACGTCGCCGGTTGCGGTTTGGTTGGAGGTTTCACGGTCCTACCAGAGTACGCCGCGCCGCCCCGACGAGATCCGTCGGAGCGGCATTCGTGGCGGAGGTGTTAGGACGAATATCGAGCGTTGGCGAAGATCACTCCGAACCACGCGATGAACAGGATGATTCCCACGATGGCCAGCCCCAAGCTGACCCATCCGATGATGACGCCCGCGAGTCCGAGGCCTCGGCCGTTCTCACCGGTGCGCTTGATCTGGTTGAGCGACATGTGGCCCGTGATGATGCCGACGATCTGGCCGATCACCGGAATCACGAAGACGCCGACCAGCGACGAGACCAGCGACACGATCGCAAGCGTGTTCGTCTTGGGCCCTTGCGGGTAGGCGGCGTAGGCGGGAGCCGCGCCGTAGGCGGGCGGCGCGCCAGGCGTGCCATACGCCGGAGGCGCGGGCGGCGCGGGGGCGGGTACGCGGCGGGGGTGCCGGTGGAGCAGGAGGCAGGGGCGGGGCTGCGTTCGACGGTTGCTCGTCGGGGTTCGTGGGGGTGGACGGGTCGCTCACGATTCGGCCTTTCTGACACGCATCCGCACGATCGTTCGTGCTCTGACCAGCGTTCCAGTCGCCCCATGGCGTGTCAACGTGGACGGTAGTCTGGGTCGGTCCCGCCGCGGTCGCGGCTCGACTCGAGCTCAGGGAGATGCGTCATGCCCACCGATCACGTCGTTCTCGTCACCGGAGGCAACCGGGGTATCGGTCGCGCGATCGCCGAGAGGTTCGTCGCCGAGGGGTACCCGGTCGCCGTAACGGCGCGCTCGGGGAGGGCCCGGCGGGCACACTGACGGTCCGCGCCGATGTCACGGATGCTGCAGCGGTTGACGCGGCGTTCGCGGAGGTCGAAGAGAAGCTCGGACCCGTGACGATCGTCGTCGCCAACGCCGGTATCACGAAAGATACGCTGCTGCTGCGCATGACCGACGAGGACTTCGATTCGGTTGTCGCCACCAACCTCGGGGGTGCATTCCGCGTCGTGAAGCGGGCTGCCAAGGGGATGCTGCGCGCCAAGTGGGGTCGCGTCATCCTGATCTCCAGTGTCGTCGGCCTCTACGGCTCGCCGGGACAGATCAACTACGCATCATCCAAGAGCGGACTCGTGGGCTTCGCGCGATCGCTCACGCGTGAGCTCGGCGGTCGGGCGATCACGGCAAACGTTGTCGCCCCGGGCTTCATTGAGACCGACATGACGGCTGAGCTCCCCGAGGAGACCCAGGCTCAGTACAAGGCGACGATTCCCGCGGGCCGTTTCGCGACTCCCGATGAGGTTGCCGGCGTCGTCACGTGGCTGGCCTCCGACAACGCCGCCTACATCTCCGGTGCCGTCATCCCCGTCGACGGGGGATTGGGCATGGGGCACTGAGCCCGCGCGTCACTGCTCCCTGATCGCGGCGGCGATCTGTTCGGCAAGTTCGGCCGGGATAGAGAACTGCGGCCAGTGGCCCGAGTCGAGCTCGACGATCGAGAGGTGCTCGATCGCGACGAGCTCCGACGCCCACGCGGGCTCGCTCTCGAGGTAACCACTCATCTCGTCGGCGCTGGCCGTCCCCATCAGGACGGTCGTGGGAACACCGTGGCGCCGTGGGTCTGTGAGCTCGATGGCGTCCGTGGGCACCAGGGCGGGCACCGAGAGCGCCTTCCCGGCAACCGTGGCGCGCACGGTAGCCGAGAGGTCGCGGATCTCCGGTTCTTCGAAGGTCTCCCATCCGGGGAACGGGATGACACCGTCGACGACGGGAAACTCCCAGATGGCTCCGCCGGGAGTCGGCGGAATCGTGTCCACGAGGATTACCCGCGCCGTCCGGTCGGGGCGGCGATCGGCGGCGCCCCAGGCGACATTCCCACCGCCGCTATGGCCGACGAGCACGACGGGACCTGCGAGCCTGTCAATGACCTCGACCACGGCATCCACCCAGTCCGCGATGCCGATCTGACTCGATACCTCGGCGGGTTCACCCACGCCGGGGAGCGTCACGGGATGCGTCTCGTGGCCGGCTGCGCGGAGGGAGGCGGTCACGTCGTCCCACGAGGAGGCGTCAAGCCACAGACCGGGGATCAGAATGATGTGCATAGCCACACGCTAGACCCGGCCGCCGACGCGTGAAACGACGCCGGGGGATCGGCGAGCTCGCCGCGTGACTTGCGCTGCGGTCAGCGGGGGAGAAGGGGCAGGATCTCTCGCAGATCCACGGGTGCAACCACGATGTCGGCGCGTTCCCGAACCGTCGGTTTCGCGTTGAACGCGACGCCGAGACCGGCCGCGGCCATCATGCGCAGGTCGTTGGCGCCGTCACCGACCGCGACCGTGCGTGAGAGCGGCACCTCGAGGGATGCGGCCCACTCCCGCAGTGTCGCTGCCTTGGCCGCGGCATCCACGATCTCGCCGTCAACGGAGCCCGTCAGTGCGCCATCGTCGACGACGAGACGGTTCGCGCGCCAGCGGTCGACCCCGAGCCCCGGCGCCACGTGGTCGAGAACCTCGTGGAAGCCCCCGGAGACGACACCCACAACGCCCCCACGCTCATGGACACCGGCGATGAACGCCGCCGCACCCTGCGTCGGCTCGACGCGCGCGCGAACCCGCTCGAACGCGGCGATCGGCACACCCTCGAGGGCGCGCACGCGCTGACGCAGACTCGTGGCGAAATCGACTTCGCCGCGCATCGCGGCTTCCGTGGCGGCAGCGACCTCGGCGCCTCGGCCGGCCTCGTCTGCGATGAGCTCGATCACCTCATTGCGCAGCAGCGTCGAATCGGCGTCCAGGACGACAAGGAACCGCGCAGGCATCACCCGTCTACGCTAGCGGGCTGGTCGAGCTGTCACGGCACGGTCACCGGTCGACGACGACGCCCTTCCCGACGACCGTGATCCCGGAGTCGGTCACCGTGAAGCCGCGCTCCAGGTCGTGGGCCCGGTCCACGCCGATCGTTGCACCGTCGGCGACGACGACATTCTTGTCGAGGATCGCTCGGTGCACCCGGGCGCCAGGGCCCACCCGCACATGATCGAACAGCACGGCATCCGTGATGGTCGACCCGCCGGCGGCGAGCGTCCACGGACCCACCACGCTGCGCTCCAGGTGCGTACCCGACAGGACGGAGCCGAGCGAGACGACCGAGTCGATCGCCGTACCGATACGCCCGACCGAATCGCGAACGAACTTGGCTGGCGGCGAGTTGACCGTCTGCGAGTGGATCGGCCAGTCGGTGTTGTACAGGTTGAAGATCGGAAGCGTCGAGATCAGATCCATGTGTGCGTCGAAGAACGAGTCGATCGTTCCCACATCCCGCCAATAGGACCGATCACGATCGGTCGAGCCGGGCACCTCGTTGAGCTTCATGTCGTACACGCTCGCCTCGCCGCGGTTGACGAAGTACGGCACGATGTCGCCACCCATGTCGTGGTTCGATGTCGGGATCTCGCCGTCGGCCTCGACAGCCTCGATCAGGGCATCCGTGTCGAAGATGTAGTTGCCCATCGACGCCAGCACCTCGTGCGGGGCATCGGCCAGACCGTTCGGGTTCTGCGGCTTCTCGAGGAACTCGCGGATGCGCGTCGAATCGGGCTCGACGTCGATGACGCCGAACTGGTTGGCCAGTGCGATGGGTTGACGGATGCCGGCCACCGTCGCCCGCGCCCCCGAGGCGATGTGGGCGTCAAGCATCTGGCGGAAGTCCATCCGGTACACGTGGTCGGCGCCGATGACGATCACGATGTCGGGCTGCTCGTCGATGATGAGGTTCATCGACTGCAGAATCGCATCGGCAGACCCCGAGAACCACCGCTTGCCCAGTCGCTGCTGGGCCGGGACCGACGCGACATACGAGCTGAGCATGGGTGACATGCGCCAGGTCTGCGAGATGTGCCGGTCGAGGCTGTGCGACTTGTACTGCGTGAGCACCACGATCTGACGCAACCCCGAGTTGATGAGATTCGAGATCGCGAAGTCGATCAGACGGTACTGGCCGCCGAACGGCACGGCAGGCTTGGCGCGGTCGGCGGTCAGCGGCATCAACCGCTTCCCTTCTCCACCGGCGAGGACGATTCCAAAGATCTTCGGCGACGTAGCCATATGCCCACACTATGCCGCTCCGTGACCCTGTACTAGCGTTCGACACATGCGCGTTGACATCGTCACCAAGGAGTACCCGCCGGAGATCTACGGCGGCGCCGGGGTCCACGTCGCGGAGCTGGTCAAGGCGCTGCGTGCGCTGCCGGCGACGGATGTGCCCGCCGGTGAAGCGCTCGACGTTCAGGTGCGCGCATTCGGAGCGGACCGCGACGAGGCAGGGACGACGTCGTACGCCACACCGGCCGAGCTTCGTGGCGCCAACGCCGCGATCCAGACCATGGGAACCGACCTGCTCATCGTGGATGACGTCGCCGGCGCCGCGGTCGTCCACTCGCACACCTGGTACGCGAACTTCGCCGGACACATCGCGGGGCTGCTCAACGGCATCCCGCACATCGTCACGGCCCACAGCCTTGAGCCACTGCGCCCGTGGAAGGCCGAGCAGCTCGGCGGCGGGTACGCGGTCTCGAGTGAGATCGAGCGCACCGCCTACCACGGCGCTGCCGCGATCGTCGCGGTCAGCGAAGGCATGCGCGCCGACATCCTGCGCAGCTATCCCGACCTGGACCCGGCGGCCGTGCGGGTGATTTACAACGGCATCGACACCGAGCAGTGGCATCCCGTCGAGGATGCCGAAACGCTGGCCGCGCTCGGCATCGACCCGGCACGCCCCTCCGTCGTCTTCGTGGGCCGGATCACGAGGCAGAAGGGGCTTCCCTATCTGTTGCGCGCCGCCGAGTTGCTCGACCCCGACGTGCAGCTGATTCTGTGCGCGGGCGCCCCGGATACGCCCGAGATTCTCGCCGAGGTCGAGGGCCTCGTCCGCGGACTGCAGCAGGCACGGGATGGCGTCGTGTGGATCGATCGCCACCTCAGCCGGCATGAGCTGTGTGTGGCGTTGACCGCGGCCACGACGTTTGTGTGCCCCTCGATCTACGAGCCGCTCGGGATCGTCAATCTCGAAGCGATGGCGTGCGGCGCCGCGGTCGTCGGGACCGCGACCGGCGGCATCCCCGAGGTCGTCGCCGACGGCGTGACGGGCAGGCTCGTCCCCATCGAGCAGGTCACGGACGGCACCGGAACGCCGTTGGACCCCGAAGCGTTCGTCGCCGATCTGGCGCGGGTGCTGAACGAGGTCGTGCGCGACCGCGATGGCGCCGCAGCGTACGGGAAGGCGGGCCGGGAGCGCGCGACCAGTGAGTTCAGCTGGCAGCGCATCGCGGAGCAAACCGCCGCGCTGTACGCCGAGGTGACGGGCGCCGCCCGATAGGCTGGAGCGTATGGCTCAGGTGCTCGAATTCTCCGACGTCGTCGTCCGCAGAAACGCCAGAGACATCATCGATCACCTCGACTGGACGGTGTCCGACGACGAGCGCTGGGTCGTTCTGGGGCCCAATGGCGCGGGCAAGACGACACTCCTCGAGCTGTCAGCCTCCCTGCTCCACCCGACCTCGGGTCGCGTCAGCGTCCTGGGAGAGCGCATCGGCCGAACCGACGTCTTCGAACTGCGCCCGCGCGTCGGCTTCGCCTCGACCTCGATGGCCCGCCGTATCCCGCCGGATGAGACGGTGCTGGATGTCGTCATGACTGCCGCCTATGCGGTGATGGGTCGTTGGCGCGAGGAGTACGACCAGGTCGACATCCGTCGCGCCATGCGCGTGCTCGCCGAGTGGCAACTCGACGATCTCGCCACACGCACCTTCGGAACACTCTCCGACGGCGAGCAGAAGCGGGTCCAGATCGCTCGGGCCGTTATGACCGACCCGGAGCTGCTGCTGTTGGACGAGCCCACCGCGAGCCTGGATCTGGGCTCACGCGAAGAACTCCTCACGCTCCTCAGCGGCTACGCAGCCGAGCCGACCACCCCGGCCATGGTCATGGTCACCCACCACGTGGAAGAGATCCCGGTCGGTTTCACGCATGTGCTCCTGCTGCGTGAGGGTGGCGTCGTCGCCTCGGGCCCGCTGCGCCAGACGCTCACCGAGGACGCCCTCAGCACAGCTTTCGGGGTACCGATCGCTCTGCACGAAGAGGGTGGGCGCTACGCCGCCCGCGCGAAGACCTCGTGACCGGTATCCGGACGCGGACCTGGTAGACTCGTCCTTTGGTGCCAGCGCACCACAGACTTTCTTTCCCCATCTCGGCAAGGAACCCCATGAAGACTGACATTCACCCCGACTACCAGGCTGTCGTGTTCCGCGACCTCGGCTCGGGCGACACCTTCCTGACCCGTTCGACGGTGACGAGCGATAAGACGATCGAGCTTGACGGTGTTGAGTACCCCGTCATCGACGTCGAGATCTCGTCCGCGTCGCACCCGTTCTACACGGGCAAGCAGCGCATCCTCGACTCGGCTGGTCGTGTCGAGAAGTTCAACCAGCGCTTCAAGAACTTCGGCGGCTCGAGCAAGTAAGCCCGATTCGCCCACGACGAAGACCTCGCTTTCGAGCGAGGTCTTCGTCGTTTGTGTCTTCGGCGAAGGGGGAGTGGCGCGGTTACTAGACTCGTCGAGTGCCCGCCCCGCATCCGTACGCCGCGCTCCTGGACGAGATCCCGGTGAGCCGTCGCGAGGTCTCGGTCCTCGGCGGGACCACGGCCTACTGGGATTACGGCCCTGCTGACGCGCCGATCACCGTCGTCGCCGTGCATGGCTTTCGGGGCGAGCACCACGGGTTGGAGCCCGTCGTGGCTCATCTCCCGGGGATGCGCGTCATCTCCCCAGACCTCCCCGGCTTCGGCGAAACCGCGCCGATCGCGGGCCGCCGCCACGACCTGTCGCTGTACGCCCAGTGGCTGTCGGAGTTCGCCGCACAGGTCGCGCCTGGCGCCGTCATCCTGGGGCACTCCTTCGGCTCGATCGTCGTCGCCGCAGCGGTGGCCGCGGGCCTCGAGACGCCCCGCGTCATCCTGGTCAACCCGATCGGAGCCCCGGCGCTGGAGGGCCCTCGCGGCATCCTCACCCGGTTCGCGGTGTTCTACTACTGGGCAGGAGCCCGGATGCCGAGCCGAGCGGGCACGGCGCTGCTGCGAAATAGCGCCGTGGTGCGGATCATGAGCGTGTCGATGGCCAAGACGAAGGACCCTGACCTGCGGCGGTTCATCCACGATCAGCACGACACCTATTTCTCACGCTTCGCCGACCGGGACGTGCTGCACGATGCGTTCCTGGCCTCGGTCTCGCACGACGTTCGGGAGTTCGCGCCGGAGATCACGCAGCCGACCCTCCTGATCGCGGCTGAGCGCGATGACATCACGCCGATCGAGGCGGAGAGAGTGCTCGCACGCCTGTTCGCTGACGCGACGCTCGTGGAGATCCCCGACGTGGGGCACCTCATCCACTACGAGACACCGGAGCCTGCTGCGGCGGCGATCAGCGACTTTCTCGCGCCCGCCGAGCCCGGTACGCGATGACGTTCATGCGGTTGCCGCAGTTTCCGGTGTCGCAGTAGCGCTTCGATCGGTTGCGTGAGAAGTCGACGAGGACGCCGTCGCAGTCATCCGCCTCGCACACGAGCACTCGATCGTACTCATCCATGCGAATGACCTCGACGAAGGCCATCGCGGTCTCCACGAGGATCCGGGTAGCCAGCGGCGCGTCGTCATCCGATGCGTGCACGTGCCAGTCGTAGTCGTCATGGATGACGAGCTGGGGGAGTGCCTCGCCGTCGCGCAGCATCGCATTGACGATCGGAACCGCGCTTTCCCGGTCGGCATCCCAGAGCGTGCGAAGGCGGCTACGGATGCCACGCACGGCCTCGCGCTCCTGCCGCGTCCGCGACACCGTGCCGCTGTACGGGTACCGGGAAAGGAAAGCCTCGTACTCCGCGGGGGTCGTGAGCGTGTCGTCGTCACCGCCGAGCGGCAGCGTATTCACGAGGTCGACGGCCGCGCGCAGGGCCATCTCGGTGTCATGGATAAAGACCATGTTGACTCCTGACATTCCGAGGGCTACTGTTTCGTTCGTGACCAGTGTGTCACGAGTGTCAACCCCTTTCACTCCTGACAGGCCGCCCATGTCTGCTCCGACCGCACCGGTCCCCGTTCTCACCGCCCCCGCGCGTCGATCGTCGTCCCTGGTGGGACTCGCGATCGGGCTGCTGTCCGCTCTGAGCTTCGCCTCGTCGGGAAGCTTCATGAAGCCCCTGATGGAGGCAGGCTGGAGCCTCGGCGCGACGCTGCTCCTGCGGATGGGAGGAGCCGCCCTCATCCTCGCGCCGGTGCTGATCGTCACGATCCGTCGCCGGCCCGGCTTCCTGCGCAAGCACGGCCTGCTGATCGTGGCCTTCGGGCTCACGGGGGTGGCCGGGTGCCAAATCTTCTACTTCGCAGCACTCCAGCGGATGCCCGTGGCGATGGCGCTGCTCATCCAGTATCTGGCGCCGGTTCTGCTCGT
Protein-coding sequences here:
- a CDS encoding ABC-F family ATP-binding cassette domain-containing protein; its protein translation is MLSVHDLEIRVGARVLMSDVTFRVGDGDKVGLVGRNGAGKTTLTKVLSGDLLPAGGRVDRSGELGYLPQDPRSGNPEDLGRTRILDARGLGQLAIGMHEASLAMGDDDADIAARAMRRYGSLTERFESLGGYAAEAEAASIAHNLALPDRILDQPLSTLSGGQRRRIELARILFSDADTMILDEPTNHLDADSVVWLREFLKSYKGGLIVISHDVELVGETVNRVFYLDANRQVIDIYNMNWKNYQRQRVADEERRKKERVNVEKKATALQLQAARFGAKASKAAAAHQMVARAEKMLSGLDEVRQEDRVAKLRFPKPAPCGKTPLMARGLSKSYGSLEIFADVDLAIDRGSKVVVLGLNGAGKTTLLRMLAGVDAPDTGTIEPGHGLKIGYYAQEHENLDVSRSVLENMMSAAPDITATEARKVLGSFLFTGDDVLKPAGVLSGGEKTRLSLATLVVSSANMLLLDEPTNNLDPASREEILGALAHYEGAVVLVSHDAGAVEALNPERVLILPDGVEDIWGRDYIDLITLA
- a CDS encoding SURF1 family protein, producing MSGRTAPAAVRWTAYVGVAVLFAIACGFLANWQFARNTERSTQLSLIENNYDAEPAALDDLVPVAGDLPVDSEWHPVSLVGTYLVDDTVLVRNRPHGGTAAFEVLVPFQTQDGRILLIDRGWIPPAEDSDPSAVPVPPAGTVEVIARLRPGESLPRSGRTDAPAGQVPTIHLPLIADALGGDSAFITSAYGILVTESPAASSQPNALESPSEDPGPHLSYAIQWILFAVMGFLFIGYVIRTEIRHRREEAEDSPRPQRTGRRLDRDMAEEDEILDRLPQ
- a CDS encoding DUF3099 domain-containing protein, producing MKPPTKPQPATSLPRAPKEDAGKRSTTYLIMMGIRLVCFALVLFVTPYSWYTWVFAAMAIFLPYLAVVIANVSADMTAPTALGPERMIEAPAPSPAPTATAAPAPQVIRIDESPQEPAGDS
- a CDS encoding DUF4190 domain-containing protein → MSLVSSLVGVFVIPVIGQIVGIITGHMSLNQIKRTGENGRGLGLAGVIIGWVSLGLAIVGIILFIAWFGVIFANARYSS
- a CDS encoding alpha/beta fold hydrolase, with the translated sequence MHIILIPGLWLDASSWDDVTASLRAAGHETHPVTLPGVGEPAEVSSQIGIADWVDAVVEVIDRLAGPVVLVGHSGGGNVAWGAADRRPDRTARVILVDTIPPTPGGAIWEFPVVDGVIPFPGWETFEEPEIRDLSATVRATVAGKALSVPALVPTDAIELTDPRRHGVPTTVLMGTASADEMSGYLESEPAWASELVAIEHLSIVELDSGHWPQFSIPAELAEQIAAAIREQ
- the serB gene encoding phosphoserine phosphatase SerB; the encoded protein is MPARFLVVLDADSTLLRNEVIELIADEAGRGAEVAAATEAAMRGEVDFATSLRQRVRALEGVPIAAFERVRARVEPTQGAAAFIAGVHERGGVVGVVSGGFHEVLDHVAPGLGVDRWRANRLVVDDGALTGSVDGEIVDAAAKAATLREWAASLEVPLSRTVAVGDGANDLRMMAAAGLGVAFNAKPTVRERADIVVAPVDLREILPLLPR
- a CDS encoding glucose-1-phosphate adenylyltransferase; protein product: MATSPKIFGIVLAGGEGKRLMPLTADRAKPAVPFGGQYRLIDFAISNLINSGLRQIVVLTQYKSHSLDRHISQTWRMSPMLSSYVASVPAQQRLGKRWFSGSADAILQSMNLIIDEQPDIVIVIGADHVYRMDFRQMLDAHIASGARATVAGIRQPIALANQFGVIDVEPDSTRIREFLEKPQNPNGLADAPHEVLASMGNYIFDTDALIEAVEADGEIPTSNHDMGGDIVPYFVNRGEASVYDMKLNEVPGSTDRDRSYWRDVGTIDSFFDAHMDLISTLPIFNLYNTDWPIHSQTVNSPPAKFVRDSVGRIGTAIDSVVSLGSVLSGTHLERSVVGPWTLAAGGSTITDAVLFDHVRVGPGARVHRAILDKNVVVADGATIGVDRAHDLERGFTVTDSGITVVGKGVVVDR
- the glgA gene encoding glycogen synthase; the protein is MRVDIVTKEYPPEIYGGAGVHVAELVKALRALPATDVPAGEALDVQVRAFGADRDEAGTTSYATPAELRGANAAIQTMGTDLLIVDDVAGAAVVHSHTWYANFAGHIAGLLNGIPHIVTAHSLEPLRPWKAEQLGGGYAVSSEIERTAYHGAAAIVAVSEGMRADILRSYPDLDPAAVRVIYNGIDTEQWHPVEDAETLAALGIDPARPSVVFVGRITRQKGLPYLLRAAELLDPDVQLILCAGAPDTPEILAEVEGLVRGLQQARDGVVWIDRHLSRHELCVALTAATTFVCPSIYEPLGIVNLEAMACGAAVVGTATGGIPEVVADGVTGRLVPIEQVTDGTGTPLDPEAFVADLARVLNEVVRDRDGAAAYGKAGRERATSEFSWQRIAEQTAALYAEVTGAAR
- a CDS encoding ABC transporter ATP-binding protein, which encodes MAQVLEFSDVVVRRNARDIIDHLDWTVSDDERWVVLGPNGAGKTTLLELSASLLHPTSGRVSVLGERIGRTDVFELRPRVGFASTSMARRIPPDETVLDVVMTAAYAVMGRWREEYDQVDIRRAMRVLAEWQLDDLATRTFGTLSDGEQKRVQIARAVMTDPELLLLDEPTASLDLGSREELLTLLSGYAAEPTTPAMVMVTHHVEEIPVGFTHVLLLREGGVVASGPLRQTLTEDALSTAFGVPIALHEEGGRYAARAKTS
- a CDS encoding type B 50S ribosomal protein L31 — its product is MKTDIHPDYQAVVFRDLGSGDTFLTRSTVTSDKTIELDGVEYPVIDVEISSASHPFYTGKQRILDSAGRVEKFNQRFKNFGGSSK
- a CDS encoding alpha/beta fold hydrolase → MPAPHPYAALLDEIPVSRREVSVLGGTTAYWDYGPADAPITVVAVHGFRGEHHGLEPVVAHLPGMRVISPDLPGFGETAPIAGRRHDLSLYAQWLSEFAAQVAPGAVILGHSFGSIVVAAAVAAGLETPRVILVNPIGAPALEGPRGILTRFAVFYYWAGARMPSRAGTALLRNSAVVRIMSVSMAKTKDPDLRRFIHDQHDTYFSRFADRDVLHDAFLASVSHDVREFAPEITQPTLLIAAERDDITPIEAERVLARLFADATLVEIPDVGHLIHYETPEPAAAAISDFLAPAEPGTR
- a CDS encoding CGNR zinc finger domain-containing protein → MVFIHDTEMALRAAVDLVNTLPLGGDDDTLTTPAEYEAFLSRYPYSGTVSRTRQEREAVRGIRSRLRTLWDADRESAVPIVNAMLRDGEALPQLVIHDDYDWHVHASDDDAPLATRILVETAMAFVEVIRMDEYDRVLVCEADDCDGVLVDFSRNRSKRYCDTGNCGNRMNVIAYRARRARESR